In the Variovorax sp. S12S4 genome, one interval contains:
- a CDS encoding YcjF family protein, which yields MTPTETKAIVTLSLLAAFVDGEKHERERAEIKRIAEGLSQADGVNLPTLYQDVLMKRVSLASVAGELQSTESKQLAYEMAVCVCDADGTQSEAERMFLADVRTSLGLDASAAQFSRQAEEIAAVPVAATSAAAAAAPVPTAGAVAAQLPDSAELDKSILNAAILNGALELLPETLSTMAIIPLQMKLVYRIGKAHGYELDSGHVKDFLATVGVGLTSQYLEQAGRKLLGGLLGKMGGGMLRGLGNQAVSSGMSFASTYALGHVAKRYYAGGRTLSTQMLKDAFAGVMQEGKGLQTQYLPAIQEKARTLDAGKVLSLVRGA from the coding sequence GTGACACCTACCGAAACCAAGGCCATCGTGACCCTCAGCCTCCTGGCTGCCTTTGTCGACGGCGAAAAGCACGAGCGCGAACGCGCGGAAATCAAGCGCATTGCCGAAGGCCTTTCGCAGGCGGATGGCGTGAACCTGCCCACGCTCTACCAGGACGTGCTGATGAAGCGCGTCTCGCTGGCTTCGGTGGCCGGCGAGCTGCAAAGCACCGAATCGAAGCAGCTGGCCTATGAAATGGCGGTGTGCGTGTGCGATGCGGACGGCACGCAATCGGAAGCGGAGCGCATGTTCCTGGCCGACGTGCGCACCTCGCTCGGGCTGGATGCCTCGGCCGCCCAGTTCTCGCGCCAGGCAGAAGAAATTGCCGCGGTTCCGGTGGCGGCCACCAGTGCCGCAGCGGCAGCAGCGCCCGTGCCTACGGCCGGTGCCGTGGCTGCGCAATTGCCCGACAGCGCCGAGCTCGACAAATCGATTCTCAACGCGGCCATCCTCAACGGCGCGCTCGAACTGCTGCCGGAAACGCTCTCGACCATGGCGATCATTCCGCTGCAGATGAAACTGGTCTACCGCATCGGCAAGGCTCATGGCTACGAGCTCGACAGCGGCCACGTCAAGGATTTCTTGGCGACGGTCGGCGTGGGCCTGACTTCGCAGTACCTGGAGCAGGCGGGGCGCAAGCTGCTCGGCGGCCTGCTCGGCAAGATGGGCGGCGGCATGCTGCGCGGCCTCGGCAACCAGGCGGTGAGTTCGGGCATGAGCTTCGCATCGACCTATGCGCTGGGGCACGTGGCCAAGCGCTACTACGCCGGCGGCCGCACGCTCTCCACGCAGATGCTGAAGGACGCCTTCGCGGGCGTGATGCAGGAAGGCAAGGGCCTGCAGACCCAATACCTGCCCGCCATCCAGGAAAAAGCCCGCACGCTCGACGCCGGCAAGGTGCTGTCGCTCGTCAGAGGAGCCTGA
- a CDS encoding alpha/beta hydrolase yields the protein MSIRQQPAARRTAIVLLHGLCSTPDELLTVQSALRGSGYPVHPMRVDGYSFDAAAPVQCAAPYERWLDAIEAQVKMLRAQHDRVLLVGISAGSSLALGAAIRCGSDVDALVLMSTTLRFDGWAIPRTHVLLPLALYTPLGRLWQYRERPPYGVKNERVRAWIERELRQRKVSSAGSALIGVGHLREHDRLIRHVKRNLRRVQCASVLALHARQDEVASVANLDILARGLRCKAFRSVVLPDSYHMITIDNDRHQVARETVAFADAVAHGASGTSVASAASSTRSNFFA from the coding sequence ATGAGCATACGACAGCAACCCGCGGCGCGCCGCACGGCCATCGTGCTGCTGCATGGTTTATGCAGCACACCTGACGAGCTCCTGACCGTGCAATCGGCCCTGCGGGGCAGCGGGTATCCGGTGCATCCGATGCGCGTCGACGGCTACTCCTTCGATGCCGCCGCGCCGGTGCAGTGCGCCGCACCCTACGAGCGCTGGCTCGACGCCATCGAAGCGCAGGTCAAGATGCTGCGCGCGCAGCATGACCGTGTGCTGCTGGTCGGCATCTCGGCCGGTTCGTCGCTTGCGCTCGGCGCGGCCATCCGCTGCGGCAGCGATGTCGACGCGCTGGTGCTGATGTCGACTACGCTGCGCTTCGACGGCTGGGCCATTCCGCGCACGCACGTGCTGCTGCCGCTGGCGTTGTACACCCCGCTCGGCCGGCTCTGGCAGTACCGGGAGCGGCCGCCCTATGGCGTGAAGAACGAGCGCGTGCGCGCCTGGATCGAGCGCGAACTTCGCCAGCGCAAGGTATCGAGTGCCGGCAGCGCGCTGATCGGCGTCGGCCACTTGCGCGAGCACGACCGGCTGATCCGCCATGTGAAGCGCAACCTTCGCCGCGTGCAGTGCGCCAGCGTGCTCGCGCTGCATGCGCGGCAGGACGAAGTGGCCAGCGTGGCCAACCTCGACATCCTCGCGCGAGGCCTGCGCTGCAAGGCATTTCGCAGCGTGGTGCTGCCCGACAGCTATCACATGATCACGATCGACAACGACCGCCACCAGGTGGCGCGCGAAACAGTGGCCTTTGCCGATGCCGTGGCGCATGGCGCGTCGGGCACATCGGTTGCTTCCGCCGCCTCGTCCACCCGCAGCAACTTTTTCGCCTGA
- a CDS encoding heavy-metal-associated domain-containing protein has protein sequence MSQKFQVSGMSCGHCVSAVQNAVQTIDPKAQVTVDLETGHVDVLSTQPRQDIVAAIENAGYKVQ, from the coding sequence ATGAGCCAGAAATTCCAGGTCTCGGGCATGAGCTGCGGCCATTGCGTGAGCGCGGTGCAGAACGCGGTGCAAACCATCGACCCCAAGGCGCAGGTGACGGTGGATCTTGAAACCGGCCACGTCGATGTGCTGAGCACGCAGCCGCGGCAGGACATTGTCGCCGCGATCGAGAACGCCGGGTACAAGGTGCAATGA
- a CDS encoding response regulator transcription factor — MRILLVEDDAVLRDVMLRSLADAGHRVDVSANVEDADHLWRVQPFDAVLLDLNLPATASPTSGLASGLTALRQARARGDRTPVLVLTARGRTEERIAGLDAGADDYLGKPFDLAEVEARLRALVRRAKGTEDIVLLGHLKLDRKARRFSTANGPLDLPAREFEVLWELMSPPGRTVSKRALSDKLSSFDESLGDNALEAFISRLRKKLVGSGAGIRTLRGIGYLLEAEV; from the coding sequence ATGCGAATCCTGCTTGTCGAAGACGATGCCGTACTGCGCGACGTGATGCTGCGCAGCCTTGCGGATGCCGGCCATCGGGTCGACGTGTCGGCCAATGTCGAGGACGCCGACCACCTCTGGCGCGTGCAGCCCTTCGATGCGGTGCTGCTCGACCTGAACCTGCCGGCCACGGCAAGCCCCACGAGCGGCTTGGCAAGCGGCTTGACCGCCCTGCGCCAGGCACGCGCGCGAGGCGACCGCACGCCGGTGCTGGTGCTCACGGCGCGGGGCCGCACCGAAGAACGCATTGCGGGCCTCGATGCCGGTGCCGACGACTACCTGGGCAAGCCCTTCGATCTCGCGGAAGTCGAGGCACGCCTGCGCGCGCTCGTGCGCCGCGCCAAGGGCACCGAGGACATCGTGCTGCTGGGGCATCTCAAGCTCGACCGCAAGGCGCGCCGCTTTTCGACCGCGAACGGGCCGCTCGACCTGCCGGCGCGCGAGTTCGAAGTGCTGTGGGAGCTGATGAGCCCGCCGGGCCGTACGGTGAGCAAGCGGGCGCTGTCCGACAAGCTCTCGAGCTTCGACGAATCGCTGGGCGACAACGCGCTGGAGGCCTTCATCTCGCGGCTGCGCAAGAAGCTGGTCGGCTCGGGCGCGGGCATTCGCACGCTGCGCGGCATCGGCTACCTGCTCGAAGCCGAAGTGTGA
- a CDS encoding RidA family protein has protein sequence MARIEQRLATLGLVLPPPVSPPPGVVLPFSFVRIVGRRAIISGHGPLNPDGTIAAPLGKLGRELTVEQGYASARLTALAMLGSLQRALGDLDRITAWTRVFGMVASAPGFDKQPAVINGFSDLVLELFGPDIGAHARSAVGMAELPFNIPVEIEGEVEFEA, from the coding sequence ATGGCCCGCATCGAACAGCGACTCGCAACCCTCGGCCTCGTGCTGCCGCCGCCGGTCTCGCCGCCGCCCGGCGTGGTGCTGCCCTTCAGCTTCGTGCGCATCGTCGGCCGCCGCGCGATCATCTCCGGCCACGGCCCGCTCAACCCCGACGGCACCATTGCGGCGCCGCTCGGCAAGCTGGGCCGCGAGCTGACCGTGGAACAAGGCTACGCATCGGCACGGCTGACTGCCCTGGCGATGCTGGGCAGCCTGCAGCGCGCACTCGGCGACCTGGACCGCATCACCGCGTGGACGCGCGTGTTCGGCATGGTGGCCTCGGCACCAGGCTTCGACAAGCAGCCCGCCGTCATCAACGGCTTCTCGGACCTCGTGCTCGAACTCTTCGGGCCCGACATCGGTGCGCATGCGCGCAGCGCCGTGGGCATGGCCGAGCTGCCATTCAATATTCCGGTGGAAATCGAAGGCGAAGTGGAGTTCGAGGCTTGA
- a CDS encoding acyl carrier protein — protein MSSSLSSLIFNNITAILVSKFEVERTAIAPGTALSELGLDSLGLMEFVFAVEDAFHLRLPEDRLDPREAGITLQSLCEAIEEQIRCDAESPAAVLA, from the coding sequence ATGTCCTCTTCCCTGTCTTCACTGATCTTCAACAACATCACGGCCATCCTTGTGAGCAAGTTCGAAGTCGAGCGAACGGCCATTGCGCCCGGCACGGCCTTGTCCGAGCTCGGCCTCGACTCGCTCGGGCTGATGGAATTCGTCTTCGCGGTAGAAGACGCTTTCCATCTGCGCCTTCCCGAAGACCGGCTCGACCCGCGAGAAGCGGGCATCACGCTCCAGAGCCTGTGCGAGGCGATCGAAGAGCAGATCAGGTGCGACGCCGAGTCGCCGGCGGCCGTGCTCGCGTGA
- the cueR gene encoding Cu(I)-responsive transcriptional regulator, with product MSNSFGTVSIGEAARLSGVSARMVRHYEGLGLLPAVPRTESGYRQYGDADIHTLRFIKRSRDLGFSMEEIAELVGLWHNRRRTSSSVKRVAQKHLDELEQRIADMQSMRSTLAHLVHCCHGDARPDCPILDDLAK from the coding sequence ATGAGCAACAGCTTCGGAACCGTCTCCATCGGCGAGGCTGCAAGGCTTTCAGGTGTTTCCGCGCGCATGGTTCGGCACTACGAAGGCCTGGGCCTCCTGCCCGCCGTGCCGCGCACCGAAAGCGGCTACCGGCAGTACGGCGATGCCGACATCCACACGCTGCGCTTCATCAAGCGCTCGCGCGACCTTGGTTTTTCGATGGAAGAAATTGCCGAGCTCGTCGGGCTGTGGCACAACCGCCGGCGTACCAGCTCGAGCGTGAAGCGCGTGGCGCAAAAGCACCTGGACGAACTGGAGCAGCGCATTGCCGACATGCAATCGATGCGTAGCACGCTCGCGCACTTGGTGCATTGCTGCCATGGCGACGCGCGCCCCGACTGCCCCATCCTGGACGACTTGGCTAAATAG
- a CDS encoding heavy metal translocating P-type ATPase: MDNLQYYPLNPMSTLDLSVGGMTCASCVMRVERALKSVPGVQDVSVNLATESARVVAADGEDMDARLRRAVRAAGYEPRAAGNAAEEAAAVSPWHGFGPVGIGLLLSIPLLAPMLGQPFGQDWMLPPWVQLLLAAPVQFWLGARFYRAGWHAAKARTGNMDLLVALGTSAAFGLSLWLWWRAATGEHAGHGAVPHLYFEASAVVITLVLLGKWLEARAKRQATSAIRALQQLRPEIAHLVGQRGETDVPLAEVMVGDRLAVRPGERVPADARVIEGRSEVDESMLTGEPLPVAKGPGDALTGGAVNGDGRMVVEVSAVGAESVLARIIRLVEDAQAAKAPIQRLVDQVAAVFVPVVLLIALATLVGWLLAGAGIEIAMIHAVAVLVIACPCALGLATPVAVMAGTGVAARRGILIKDARALELAHKVDTVAFDKTGTLTLGRPVLTALIPAGDLGDEAGLLATAASLQSGSEHPLARAVSAAAAQRGLPVPALGAMQAMPGRGVRGEVNGESWAIASLRWCAELGVVPDAAAVERLHAQGATVSALLRFDAAGAAQVQALLAFADEPKPEAAQAVRTLRARGLRVVMISGDNERAAQAMAARLGIAAADVRADVLPADKAAQVSALRNDGHVVAMVGDGANDAPALAAADVGIAMAPSGGGTDVAMEAAGITLMRGDLALVAQALDLSARTVAKIRQNLFWAFAYNLAGIPLAAFGLLSPVVAGAAMALSSVSVMANALLLRRWRP, from the coding sequence ATGGACAATCTGCAGTACTACCCCTTGAACCCCATGAGCACCCTGGATCTTTCTGTCGGCGGCATGACCTGCGCATCGTGCGTGATGCGCGTGGAGCGCGCGCTCAAGAGCGTGCCCGGCGTGCAGGACGTGAGCGTGAACCTGGCCACCGAATCGGCCCGCGTGGTGGCGGCCGATGGTGAAGACATGGATGCGCGCCTGCGCCGCGCCGTGCGCGCCGCGGGCTACGAGCCACGCGCGGCCGGCAATGCGGCCGAAGAAGCCGCGGCGGTGTCGCCCTGGCACGGCTTCGGCCCTGTGGGCATCGGCCTCTTGCTCTCGATACCGTTGCTGGCGCCTATGCTGGGGCAACCCTTCGGCCAGGACTGGATGCTTCCGCCCTGGGTGCAGTTGCTGCTGGCGGCGCCGGTGCAGTTCTGGCTTGGCGCTCGGTTCTATCGCGCGGGCTGGCATGCCGCAAAGGCCCGCACCGGCAACATGGACCTGCTGGTGGCGCTCGGCACCAGCGCGGCCTTCGGGCTGTCGCTCTGGCTCTGGTGGCGCGCGGCCACGGGCGAGCACGCGGGGCATGGCGCTGTACCTCACCTCTACTTCGAGGCGTCGGCCGTGGTGATCACGCTGGTGCTGCTCGGAAAATGGCTGGAAGCGCGCGCCAAACGGCAGGCCACATCCGCCATTCGCGCGCTGCAGCAACTGCGGCCCGAAATTGCGCACCTCGTCGGCCAGCGTGGTGAAACCGATGTGCCGCTGGCCGAAGTGATGGTGGGCGACCGGCTTGCGGTGCGGCCGGGTGAACGCGTGCCGGCCGATGCGCGCGTGATCGAAGGGCGCTCCGAAGTCGATGAATCGATGCTCACCGGCGAGCCGCTGCCGGTGGCCAAGGGTCCCGGCGATGCGCTGACGGGCGGCGCCGTCAACGGCGACGGCCGCATGGTCGTCGAAGTGAGCGCGGTGGGTGCCGAAAGCGTGCTGGCGCGCATCATCCGCCTGGTTGAAGACGCGCAGGCCGCGAAGGCGCCGATCCAGCGGCTGGTGGACCAGGTCGCGGCGGTGTTCGTGCCCGTGGTGCTGTTGATTGCGCTCGCCACGCTGGTGGGCTGGCTGCTCGCGGGCGCCGGCATCGAGATTGCGATGATCCATGCGGTGGCCGTGCTGGTTATCGCGTGTCCTTGTGCGCTGGGCCTCGCGACGCCTGTCGCGGTAATGGCCGGAACCGGTGTGGCGGCGCGCCGCGGCATTCTCATCAAGGATGCGCGGGCGCTGGAACTTGCCCACAAGGTCGACACCGTGGCCTTCGACAAGACCGGCACGCTGACCCTGGGCCGCCCGGTGCTGACAGCGCTGATTCCCGCGGGAGACCTTGGCGACGAAGCCGGATTGCTGGCAACGGCAGCGAGTTTGCAAAGTGGCAGCGAGCATCCGCTCGCGCGTGCCGTATCGGCGGCTGCGGCGCAGCGCGGCTTGCCGGTGCCGGCCCTGGGCGCCATGCAGGCAATGCCGGGCCGCGGCGTGCGCGGTGAAGTGAATGGCGAGAGCTGGGCCATTGCAAGCCTGCGCTGGTGTGCCGAACTGGGCGTTGTTCCCGACGCTGCGGCGGTCGAGCGCCTGCATGCGCAGGGTGCCACCGTGTCGGCGCTGCTGCGCTTCGATGCGGCGGGCGCTGCGCAGGTACAGGCGCTGCTGGCCTTTGCCGACGAGCCGAAGCCCGAGGCTGCGCAAGCGGTTCGCACATTGCGTGCACGGGGCCTGCGCGTGGTGATGATCTCGGGCGACAACGAGCGTGCGGCGCAAGCCATGGCGGCGCGGCTGGGCATTGCCGCCGCGGATGTGCGTGCCGACGTTCTGCCGGCCGACAAGGCGGCGCAGGTCAGTGCACTGCGCAACGACGGCCATGTGGTCGCGATGGTCGGCGATGGCGCCAACGACGCACCCGCATTGGCCGCGGCCGATGTGGGCATTGCAATGGCGCCTTCGGGCGGCGGTACCGACGTGGCCATGGAAGCCGCGGGCATCACGCTGATGCGCGGCGACCTGGCGCTGGTAGCGCAGGCACTCGACCTTTCGGCACGCACGGTGGCAAAGATCAGGCAGAACCTTTTCTGGGCCTTTGCCTACAACCTGGCCGGCATTCCGCTCGCGGCCTTCGGGCTGCTGAGCCCCGTGGTGGCGGGCGCGGCCATGGCGCTGTCGAGCGTCAGCGTGATGGCCAACGCGCTGCTGTTGCGGCGCTGGAGGCCTTGA
- a CDS encoding beta-ketoacyl-[acyl-carrier-protein] synthase family protein — protein MSPAGAPVFVTGLGFVTPLGRTVDAFDDALFNARSAVRAQTLCIEGLDPMELAVAACEFDAADVRSNSRLPLDRGTAMALAAAHDAAAKAGLDAGSVDPTRLGIFWGSGLAGAGTFDDTTQALYAEQRRMRPTTVLTVMPNAAVAELALQFGAQGNAIAYACACASSAVAIGEAMRAIRGGWIDVAIAGGHDAMLTPGVTASWHAMRVTAPLPPGAPESACRPFSGDRAGFALGEGAAALVLESEAHALARGAAGDTTPALTGYATNCDATHITNPNAAGQVRAMRAALHDAGIDPSQIGHINAHGTATRAGDAAEAASIREVFGNATPVSATKAIHGHVLGGGGAIELVAALRALSRGMLPPTANLRVPDAAFDLDLVRGEARDAGNLRHVLSNSFAFGGTNAVLIASRRAHR, from the coding sequence ATCTCGCCGGCCGGTGCGCCGGTGTTCGTCACGGGCCTTGGCTTTGTCACACCACTCGGGCGCACGGTCGACGCCTTCGACGATGCGCTCTTCAATGCACGCTCGGCGGTGCGCGCACAAACGCTTTGCATCGAAGGTCTCGATCCGATGGAACTTGCCGTGGCCGCCTGCGAGTTCGACGCGGCCGACGTGCGAAGCAACTCGCGCCTGCCGCTCGACCGCGGCACTGCAATGGCGCTCGCGGCCGCGCACGACGCCGCTGCAAAGGCGGGGCTCGACGCCGGCAGCGTCGATCCCACGCGCCTCGGCATCTTCTGGGGCAGCGGCCTGGCCGGCGCAGGCACCTTCGACGACACCACGCAGGCGCTCTACGCCGAGCAGCGCCGCATGCGGCCCACGACGGTGCTCACCGTCATGCCCAACGCGGCGGTCGCGGAGCTCGCATTGCAGTTCGGCGCGCAAGGCAACGCCATTGCATACGCCTGCGCCTGCGCTTCTTCGGCGGTGGCCATTGGTGAAGCGATGCGCGCCATCCGCGGCGGCTGGATCGACGTGGCCATTGCAGGCGGACACGACGCGATGCTCACGCCGGGCGTGACGGCCAGCTGGCATGCGATGCGCGTGACCGCACCCTTGCCGCCCGGTGCGCCCGAAAGCGCCTGCAGGCCTTTTTCGGGCGACCGCGCGGGCTTTGCGCTGGGCGAGGGAGCCGCCGCGCTGGTGCTCGAATCGGAAGCGCACGCACTGGCACGCGGCGCGGCCGGCGACACAACGCCCGCGCTGACCGGCTATGCGACCAACTGCGATGCCACGCACATCACCAACCCCAACGCCGCAGGCCAGGTGCGCGCCATGCGGGCGGCATTGCACGACGCGGGAATCGACCCTTCGCAGATCGGCCACATCAATGCGCACGGCACCGCCACCCGGGCAGGCGACGCCGCGGAAGCCGCTTCCATCCGCGAAGTGTTCGGCAACGCCACGCCGGTGAGCGCCACCAAGGCCATCCACGGCCATGTGCTCGGCGGAGGCGGTGCCATCGAACTCGTGGCCGCATTGCGCGCCTTGTCGCGCGGCATGCTTCCACCCACTGCCAACCTGCGCGTGCCCGATGCGGCCTTCGATCTCGACCTGGTACGAGGCGAGGCGCGCGACGCCGGAAACCTGCGCCATGTACTTTCCAACTCGTTCGCGTTCGGCGGCACCAACGCCGTACTGATTGCTTCCCGCCGCGCGCATCGCTGA
- a CDS encoding GNAT family N-acetyltransferase, producing MLADSSASAGNPITMRRLATPHDLEAVFTIYMHERVVPFLGYDPMPLDEFRGIYKELVDSRSFYIYEHDGRVAGFYRASRYPGRVRHVACFGTLAVDPALHGKGIAQAMVSDAIEHLKAEGVKRIELYVESDNAPGLRFYKKLGFEYEGTLRKFYKRANEADYIDDQLLALLID from the coding sequence ATGCTGGCGGACTCATCCGCATCCGCAGGCAACCCGATCACCATGCGCAGGCTCGCAACACCTCACGATCTCGAAGCGGTCTTCACCATCTACATGCACGAGCGTGTCGTGCCTTTCCTCGGCTACGACCCGATGCCGCTCGATGAATTTCGTGGCATCTACAAAGAGCTGGTCGACAGCCGCAGCTTCTACATCTATGAACACGACGGACGCGTGGCGGGCTTCTACCGGGCGAGCCGCTATCCCGGTCGCGTGCGGCACGTGGCCTGCTTCGGTACGCTCGCGGTCGATCCGGCGCTGCACGGCAAGGGCATTGCCCAGGCGATGGTGAGCGATGCCATCGAGCACCTGAAGGCCGAAGGCGTGAAGCGCATAGAGCTTTATGTAGAAAGCGACAACGCACCGGGGCTGCGCTTCTACAAGAAGCTGGGCTTCGAATACGAAGGCACGCTGCGCAAGTTCTACAAGCGTGCCAACGAAGCCGACTACATCGACGACCAGCTGCTCGCGCTGCTGATCGACTGA
- the creB gene encoding two-component system response regulator CreB — translation MSFKPRILIAEDESGIADTLQYVLKSDGFTPVWCATAEEAIAQFAQEPPALAILDVGLPDLNGFELFKRLRALNQSQGGAEVPMLFLTARSDEIDRVVGLELGADDYIAKPFSPRELVARVRTILRRSARAAPGGPAAANNGGPPQIPGAAAPASSQPPATPFALDNERMQIRYYGRLLELSRYEYGLLRLLVQRPGRVFTRDELLQLVWDDASDSFDRTVDAHVKTLRAKLKAVAPDVEPIRTLRGTGYALNEELPRTP, via the coding sequence ATGAGTTTCAAACCCCGGATCCTGATCGCCGAAGACGAATCGGGCATTGCCGACACGCTGCAATACGTCCTGAAGAGCGATGGCTTCACGCCGGTCTGGTGCGCAACGGCCGAGGAAGCCATCGCGCAGTTCGCACAGGAGCCGCCGGCGCTGGCCATACTGGACGTCGGCCTGCCCGACCTCAACGGATTCGAGCTCTTCAAGCGCCTGCGCGCGCTGAACCAGTCGCAGGGCGGCGCCGAGGTGCCGATGCTGTTTCTCACCGCAAGAAGCGACGAAATCGACCGTGTGGTCGGGCTGGAGCTCGGTGCCGACGACTACATTGCCAAGCCGTTTTCGCCGCGTGAACTGGTGGCGCGGGTGCGCACCATCCTGCGGCGCAGCGCGCGAGCGGCCCCTGGAGGCCCCGCGGCAGCAAACAACGGGGGTCCCCCTCAAATTCCGGGCGCGGCAGCTCCTGCGAGCTCCCAGCCACCCGCAACGCCGTTTGCGCTGGACAACGAGCGCATGCAGATCCGCTACTACGGACGGCTGCTCGAGCTCTCGCGCTACGAATACGGCCTGCTTCGGCTCCTGGTGCAGCGGCCGGGCCGTGTTTTCACGCGCGATGAGTTGCTGCAACTGGTCTGGGACGATGCGAGCGACAGCTTCGACCGCACGGTCGACGCGCATGTGAAAACGCTGCGCGCCAAGCTCAAGGCGGTGGCGCCCGATGTGGAGCCGATCCGCACGCTGCGCGGCACCGGCTACGCGTTGAACGAAGAATTGCCCCGGACGCCGTGA
- a CDS encoding sensor histidine kinase, translating into MSRTAPAAPRRQKAAPSLTRRVLRNVLVPLALTWMLGAVIALVIANYFAEQAFDRSMLDDAYALSANVQAGERGIELLLSPREVATVLFDQVDQVYFAVQRMDGTLISGQAGLNAPLPPEGARYRFSDVNHGGKVLRAVVLDHDADPGLLMPYRVIIAQTTLSRAALVRQLLGFALTPQALLLVLLAVWLWRGIRRDLRPLGELQQALDRRDVYDLSPVAVVETSREVQRLGNAVNALFERLNHSVRAQREFVGNVAHELRTPLAGIRALAEYGLAQHDSKVWREQLARVAERQARASHLIDQLLALALADEARTGLAREPVQLDVLAEQTVLRHLARADTRGVDLGARGLDERVTVLANEALVEGILDNLIDNALRYGGRTITVELAGRTLSVIDDGPGIPLEAQRDLMQRWAQGPAGQKLGQGSGLGLSIVARYAELLGAELRLDAAEPSGLRVSVTFAEIHHRPLQDDYEGTAPGGVPGSAS; encoded by the coding sequence GTGAGCCGCACCGCACCCGCCGCGCCGCGCCGGCAGAAGGCCGCGCCTTCGCTCACGCGCCGCGTGCTGCGCAACGTGCTGGTGCCGTTGGCGCTCACCTGGATGCTGGGCGCGGTGATTGCGCTGGTCATCGCCAACTACTTTGCCGAGCAGGCCTTCGACCGCAGCATGCTGGACGACGCCTATGCGCTCTCGGCCAACGTGCAGGCGGGCGAGCGGGGCATCGAGCTGCTGCTGTCGCCGCGCGAAGTGGCCACGGTGCTGTTCGACCAGGTGGACCAGGTGTATTTCGCGGTGCAGCGGATGGACGGTACATTGATCTCGGGCCAAGCGGGCTTGAACGCGCCGCTGCCGCCGGAGGGCGCGCGCTATCGCTTCTCGGACGTGAACCATGGCGGCAAGGTGCTGCGCGCCGTGGTGCTCGATCACGACGCCGATCCCGGCCTGCTGATGCCGTATCGCGTGATCATTGCGCAGACCACGCTCAGCCGAGCGGCGCTGGTGCGGCAGCTGCTCGGTTTTGCGCTCACGCCCCAGGCGCTGCTGCTGGTGCTGCTTGCGGTATGGCTCTGGCGTGGCATCCGGCGCGACCTGCGTCCGCTCGGCGAACTCCAGCAGGCGCTTGACCGCCGTGATGTGTACGACCTTTCACCGGTAGCGGTGGTCGAAACCTCGCGCGAAGTGCAGCGCCTGGGCAATGCGGTCAACGCGCTGTTCGAGCGGTTGAACCACAGCGTGCGCGCGCAGCGCGAGTTCGTGGGCAATGTGGCGCACGAGTTGCGCACGCCCCTCGCCGGCATTCGCGCGCTGGCCGAATACGGCCTTGCGCAGCATGACTCCAAGGTGTGGCGCGAGCAGCTTGCGCGCGTGGCTGAACGGCAGGCCCGCGCAAGCCATCTCATCGACCAGCTGCTGGCGCTGGCCCTGGCCGACGAAGCACGCACCGGCCTTGCGCGAGAACCGGTGCAGCTCGACGTGCTCGCCGAACAAACCGTGCTGCGACACCTGGCCCGCGCCGACACGCGCGGCGTCGACCTGGGCGCGCGAGGCCTCGACGAGCGTGTGACGGTGCTCGCGAACGAAGCCTTGGTCGAGGGGATTCTCGACAACCTGATCGACAACGCGCTGCGCTACGGCGGGCGCACCATCACCGTCGAACTGGCGGGCCGCACCCTGAGCGTGATCGACGACGGCCCCGGCATTCCGCTCGAGGCGCAGCGCGACCTGATGCAGCGCTGGGCGCAAGGCCCGGCGGGCCAGAAGCTGGGGCAGGGCTCGGGGCTGGGCCTGTCGATCGTGGCGCGCTATGCGGAGCTGCTCGGCGCCGAGCTGCGGCTCGATGCGGCCGAGCCCTCGGGGTTGCGGGTGAGCGTGACCTTCGCGGAGATTCATCACCGTCCGCTGCAGGACGACTACGAGGGCACTGCGCCAGGCGGTGTGCCCGGCTCCGCCTCGTAG